A region of the Bryobacteraceae bacterium genome:
GAGGCCGTAGAGATCCGTGCGTCCGTCCACTTCGCTGGCGCCGAGGGCAAGCTCCGGCGCCATGAAGGCGGGCGTGCCGGTGGTGATGTTGTCCATCGTCATGCGCACGCTGCCGCTCATCAGGCGCCAGCGGGCGAGGCCGAAATCGAGCAGCTTGACGAAATCGAATTCCAGCCCCAGGCGGCACAGGAACAGGTTGGTCGGCTTGATGTCGCGGTGCACGATGCCGGCGCAGTGCGCTTCTTCGAGCGACTCGCACGCCTGGCGGAGGATGTGGACGACGCGCGCGCCGGGCTGCGGGCCGAAGCGCTTGACCAGTTGTTCGAGATCCAGGCCGCGCAGCAGCTCCATGGCGTAGTAGAAATTGCCATTCTGGTCGACGCCGAAATCGAACAGCGACACCGTATGGGGCGAAGTGAGCGCGGCAATGGCGCGCGCCTCAAGTTCGAAGCGGCGGCGCATGATGTCGGCCTGCCGCTCGGTGTGGGACAGCAGAGCCTCGGCGCGGATCAGCTTCACGGCGGCCTCGCGTTTGAGCAGGCGATGGCGGGCGCGCCAGACTTCGCCCATGCCGCCCACGCCGAGCATCTCTTCCAGTTCATAGCTGCCGAGTTCGCGGGCGTGGTGCATGGAGCACTCCATGCGGAAGATCAGGCGGCTCATCCACCAGGCGCAGCCGGCCACCAGAAAGGGCGGCACATAGAGCACGCCGATCCGGTTGGGCGTGAGGCCCGGGTCGTGGACCCAGGCGCGAACCATCGCATAAGCCAGGGGGCCCATCGCCGCTGACCCGAACGCCCCGGCCAAGGCCTGCGCCGGCGAGGCCGGCAGGAACAGGGAGGAGGCGAGAATCCACGCCACCAGGCTGGACATGCCGCGCACGGGCTGGTCTGGCGGCCAGGGAATGATGGTCTCAAACAGCCCGATGGTGAAGGCCACCATGAGCTGAAAGGAGAGGCCGGCATAGACGCTGAAGCGCGGCTTCAGCCACCCCAGCCGGTAGGCGGCGACGATCAGGAGCGAAACCAGGATCAGCGCGGCCTCGGCGGCGAGCAGGGCCGGCTGGCGCTGTACGGCGGCGATTTCGGGTTGAAGGTGCGCCTGGAGGGCGAACAGGGCCACGGTGAGCGCGGCGCAGATCGTCGCGGTCCAGGCCAGCCGCGAGGGCGCGCGCTCGAGCGCCTCCAGCGGCAGCGCGGACCAGGTGGTGGGCGTGGCGCCCGTCAGGGCAGGGCAGCAGACGCGCGTTCCGGCCAGAGAGCGCGTGCCGGCAGCCTGAGTTGGGTCCTGGCCGGTCATTCCTCTTTTGATCGTAGCCCAGGCGGGGCCTGAGTCCTGCAAGGAATTTGCATGTACAATCCGTGAGATGCGGCGGCAGCGCGGGCCGTGACTGCGGCGAAACGCGCGGCAGCCGCAGGGCGTATGGAACAATGGAAGCAGGAGGCCCGGCGGACGGGCAGTCGCGGGCCCGGCGCGTCCCCCAAGGGGGATACGGCCGGCGTCCGAGGCAAAGTCCGGTCTCCACAGGGCAGCGTGCCGGCTAACGGCCGGGGGGGCGCGCTCAAAGCGCGCTTCACGGAAAGTGCCACAGAAAACATACCGCCTGCCGCGGCAACGCGGCGGGTAAGGGTGAAAAGGTGCGGTAAGAGCGCACCGCGTTCCGGGCAACCGGAATGGCAGGGCAAACCCCACGCGGAGCAAGACCAAATAGGGGAGGATGGAGTGGCCCGCTCCGCCTGACTCCCGGGTCGGTCGCTTGAGCCCGTCAGCAATGGCGGGCCCAGAGGAATGACTGCCGCCCGGCCCGCGAGGGCCGGGACCAGAAACCGGCTTAGAGTCCGCCGGACCTCCTGATTTCCTCTCCTCCCTGACGCCACAGGCGGCAGGCTCGTTCCTGATACAATGGCCGTCTGACGCATGCTGCCGATTCGCGACACGATCCCCTCGCGGCATCCCCCGATCGCAGTCTGGATGCTGATCCTTGCCAACGCGTTTGTGTTTCTCGTCGAACTGACCTTGCCGGAGCCGGCGCTGCGCGAGTTCTTTCACTGGTTCGGCATTGTGCCGGCGCGCTATACGCACCCGGCGTGGGCGCAGGTATTCGGACTGCCTGCCGATGATTACTGGCCGTATCTGACCAGCATGTTTCTGCACGGCGGCTGGACGCACATCATCGGCAACATGTGGACGCTGTGGATCTTCGGCGACAACGTGGAAGACCGGATGGGGCCGGTCCGGTTCGTGATCTTTTACCTCGCCTGCGGGATTTTTGCCGGGCTGGTCCACACGTGGGTGAACCCGGATTCGACGATTCCCACCGTCGGCGCCAGCGGCGCCATTGCCGGCGTAATGGGCGCGTATTTTTTCATGTTTCCGCACTCGCGGGTGATCGTGCTGCTGCCGGTGTTTTTCCTGCCGGTGTTTTTTGAAGTGCCGGCGGTGACCTACCTGGGCTTCTGGGCGCTGTCGCAGTTTTTCAGCGGCACGCTGGCGCTGGCCGGGCCGCAGAACGTGGGCGGCGTGGCCTGGTGGGCCCACGTGGGCGGTTTCGTGGCCGGCGTGGTGCTGCACCTGTTCTTTGTCCGGCGGCGCGGCTCGTACCGGCGGCTGGCGCGCGACGAATATTTCATGGAAATGCCGGAGCTTCCGCCCGGATATTGGAGGCGATAAATGCCGATGAGTCCGACTGATGTCATCTGGTTCTTTTTTCTTGCCTCGGCCTTGCAGCCGGTGCTGCGGCAGCGGCTGCTCGAGGCGGCGCGGCAGCGCCTGATCGCGAAGATTGAACGGGACCGCAACTCGCGCGTCATCCTGCTGATCCACCGGCAGGAGACGATGAGCCTGCTCGGGTTTCCGGTCTTCCGCTACATTGACGTGAACGATTCGGAAGAAGTGCTGCGGGCGATTCACATGACCGATCCGGACGTCCCCATCGACATCATCCTGCACACGCCGGGCGGGCTGGTGCTGGCTTCGATGCAGATTGCCCGCGCGCTGCACAAGCACCGCGGCAAGGTGACCGCCTTTGTGCCGCACTACGCGATGTCCGGCGGCACGCTGATCGCGCTGGCGGCTGACGAGATCGTCATGAGCGAATACGCGGTGCTTGGGCCGGTGGATCCGCAGCTCGGGCAGTATCCGGCGGCGTCGATCCTGAAGGTGGTGGAGCAGAAGCCGGTGGCCGAAATCAATGACGAGACGCTGATTCTGGCCGACCAGGCGCGCAAGGCGATGAGCCAGATCCGCGAGGGGGTGCAGGAGCTTTTGCGCGGGAAGTGTCCCGACGGCAAGGCCGAAGAGCTGGCGCGGCTGCTCAGCGAAGGCACATGGACGCACGATCATCCGATCACGTATGAGGACGCGCGGGATTACTGCCTGCCGGTAAGCTGCGACATGCCGGCTGAGATCATCGAGCTGATGAACCTGTATCCGCAGCCGGTGCGGCGGCAGCCGACCGTGGAATATCTGCCGGAGCCGCGCCGCTATTCGGGCGGCGAGCCGCGGTCCTGAGCCGGCGGTTCAGCTGCGGGAGTGCTGCTCGAGCAGCGCTGCGATCGCGTCGAGGTCCGCCGGCGCGGTCACGGGCTGGTTGCCGAAACGCGGCTCGATCCTTTCGCCCGAAGGCGTGGCGAGCTGGCCGGTGTGGTAGCGGTAGATGTAATCCGGGTCTTTCAGCACGTGACCGGTGAGCACGGCGACCACGGTCTCGCCGCGGCCGATGACGCCCGCAGCCACGAGCCTGCGGATGCCGGCAAGCGTCGCCGCCGAGGCGGGTTCGCAACCGATGCCGCACTGGCCGATGACGGCCTTGGCGTCGGCGATCTCCTGCTCGCTGGCCTTTTCGACGAAGCCGCCGGATTCGTCGATCACCTGAATGGCCTTGGGCCAGGAGACGGGGTCCCCGATGCGGATGGCGGTGGCCAGCGTCTCCGGCTTTTCCACCGGGCGGAACGCGCCGCGATGGTGGAAATAGTCGTAAAAAGGCGCCGCGCCTTCCGCCTGGATGACGGCGAAACGGGGCAGCCTTTCCATGAAGCCGAGCGCCCGGAGCTCGCGAAAGGCCTTGCCGAAGGCGCTGATGTTGCCGAGGTTGCCACCGGGAAGCACGATCCAGTCCGGCACGCGCCAGTCGAGCTGGTCAAGCAGTTCGACCATGATGGTTTTCTGGCCCTCGATGCGGAAAGGGTTGACGGAATTCAGCAGATAAATGCCGGTTTTTTCCGCCAATTCGCGGACCAGCCTGAGAATTTCGTCGAAATTTGCCTCCACCTGAACGGTCAGCGCTCCATATTCGAGCGCCTGGGCGAGTTTTCCGTAGCTGATGTTACCGTGCGGGAGGAAGATGATGGGCGTGAGTCCGGCGGCCGAGGCATAGGCTGCCATGGAGGCCGAGGTGTTTCCCGTTGAGACGCAGGCGACGCGCCTCATGCCGAGCCGGAGCGCCTGCGAGGCGCCCGCGGTCATGCCGTTGTCCTTGAACGAGCCGGTCGGGTTGAAGCCCTGGTGCTTGAACCGCAGGGATTCAAGCCCCGCGTAGCGGGCCGCGCGCGGGGCGTCCAGCACGGCCGTGTTGCCCTCGCCGAGCGTGACGATGCGGCGCATGTCGTCAAAAGGCAGCAGCTCGCGGTAGCGCCAGACGCCGGAGCGGTCCTCCGGCGCGTTCGACATGCGGCGCTCGCGCCACAGGCGCTTCATCGCGGGCGGGTCGAGCGCCGGCGGCGGCGAGACTTCGACGAGCGACTGACAGCGCGGACAGGTGTAAATGACCTGGTCCAGGGGGAAGCGCGCGCCGCATTCGGGACGGATACAGAGGAGTTCCTGCGTGAGCAACTTTTCAGTGTAGACAATCCCGGCGTGGCAGCGCGGCGGGTCCGCTCGTCAGTCCAGATGGAAGACTTCCTCGAGGGGCCGCATCTGCTCGTCGGCGTTTCGTCCGGCGGGGTCCTCGAAGAAATCGCGCATTTCGGCCTGCCACCGGGCGTTCACCTCCTCGCGCGCCATTCCCTGGAGCGCGGCCTGGAAGTCGGGCGTTTCCACGTACCCCACCAGCAGCCCGTCGTCGCGGAGAAACAGCGAGTAGTTGTGCCAGCCGGTGCGGCGCAGGGCGTCCAACATTTCCGGCCAGACCTGTTTGTGGCGTTCGCGGTACTCGGCCAGCCGGTCCTTCTTCACCTGGAGGATGAAACACACGCGTTGCATGGAGGCATCATACACGGCCTGCAGGCTGTGGCATGATGGAGCGTGCTGCGCGAAATGAAGGCCGCCTGGATCGAGGGCGGACGGGTGGAGATTCGCCAGACGCCTGCGCCCAGGCGCCGGCGGGGCGAA
Encoded here:
- a CDS encoding rhomboid family intramembrane serine protease, with protein sequence MLPIRDTIPSRHPPIAVWMLILANAFVFLVELTLPEPALREFFHWFGIVPARYTHPAWAQVFGLPADDYWPYLTSMFLHGGWTHIIGNMWTLWIFGDNVEDRMGPVRFVIFYLACGIFAGLVHTWVNPDSTIPTVGASGAIAGVMGAYFFMFPHSRVIVLLPVFFLPVFFEVPAVTYLGFWALSQFFSGTLALAGPQNVGGVAWWAHVGGFVAGVVLHLFFVRRRGSYRRLARDEYFMEMPELPPGYWRR
- a CDS encoding threonine synthase, whose product is MLTQELLCIRPECGARFPLDQVIYTCPRCQSLVEVSPPPALDPPAMKRLWRERRMSNAPEDRSGVWRYRELLPFDDMRRIVTLGEGNTAVLDAPRAARYAGLESLRFKHQGFNPTGSFKDNGMTAGASQALRLGMRRVACVSTGNTSASMAAYASAAGLTPIIFLPHGNISYGKLAQALEYGALTVQVEANFDEILRLVRELAEKTGIYLLNSVNPFRIEGQKTIMVELLDQLDWRVPDWIVLPGGNLGNISAFGKAFRELRALGFMERLPRFAVIQAEGAAPFYDYFHHRGAFRPVEKPETLATAIRIGDPVSWPKAIQVIDESGGFVEKASEQEIADAKAVIGQCGIGCEPASAATLAGIRRLVAAGVIGRGETVVAVLTGHVLKDPDYIYRYHTGQLATPSGERIEPRFGNQPVTAPADLDAIAALLEQHSRS
- a CDS encoding L-rhamnose mutarotase, producing the protein MQRVCFILQVKKDRLAEYRERHKQVWPEMLDALRRTGWHNYSLFLRDDGLLVGYVETPDFQAALQGMAREEVNARWQAEMRDFFEDPAGRNADEQMRPLEEVFHLD